The Alnus glutinosa chromosome 7, dhAlnGlut1.1, whole genome shotgun sequence genome includes a region encoding these proteins:
- the LOC133874090 gene encoding 70 kDa peptidyl-prolyl isomerase-like, producing MEHYSSNSCLETGIEIENHGLPETVIGTQGLRKQILRKGNSWQTPFPGDEVEVHFSGCIEGGACLFTSRDKGTSFRFKLCQNEVIKGWDEGVATMKKGERASFIIPPNIAYGELGSPPLIPPNSTLIFDIEMVSWTTIRDITGDGGILKKITKEGEGWATPREDDEVLVKYEARLENGTLVSKSDEGLEFNVGDGCFCPAFSKTVKTMRRGEKAELVVKFSYGFRQNEINDGVPFDSNLTIKLELVSWKSITDVTRDKKVLKKIMKVGEGFDRPNEGSLVKVIYFGKLKDGTVFERKGSNEEPFEFTTLEGQINEGLDRAIMTMKRGEQALVTVSMEDLHSNDVSGTANGELFYEVWLIDFIKEKPFWKMDTKEKIEACERNKNDGNELFKAGMIWRASRKYDKAAKYVEYDHSFTDAEKSVANALWLSCNLNSAACKLKLGEYFEASRLCSKVIEHDPFNVKALYRRSQAYLKISELEKAEADIKTALTIDPNNRDMNVVYKELKNKQREYGRYQAEIFGAMLSRMG from the exons ATGGAACACTATTCTTCCAATTCCTGTTTGGAAACCGGCATTGAAATCGAAAATCATGGATTGCCAGAGACGGTAATCGGAACCCAAGGCCTGAGAAAGCAGATTCTCAGGAAAGGAAATTCATGGCAGACTCCATTTCCTGGGGATGAAGTGGAAG TTCATTTCAGCGGATGCATCGAGGGTGGGGCATGTCTCTTTACGAGTCGCGATAAAGGAACTTCTTTTAGGTTCAAACTATGCCAAA ATGAAGTTATAAAAGGATGGGATGAAGGAGTGGCCACCATGAAGAAGGGTGAGAGAGCAAGCTTTATAATACCACCAAACATAGCCTATGGGGAACTCGGCTCTCCACCCCTGATACCTCCCAATTCAACTCTCATTTTTGACATTGAAATGGTGTCTTGGACAACTATCAGAGACATAACTGGTGATGGAGGAATACTGAAGAAGATAACAAAGGAGGGTGAGGGATGGGCTACTCCCAGAGAAGATGATGAAGTGTTAG TAAAGTATGAGGCGCGACTTGAGAATGGAACGCTTGTCTCCAAATCTGATGAAGGTTTGGAGTTTAATGTAGGTGATG GTTGTTTTTGCCCTGCATTTAGCAAAACAGTGAAGACAATGAGAAGGGGTGAAAAAGCCGAGCTAGTTGTGAAGTTCTCTT ATGGCTTCAGACAAAATGAAATCAATGATGGTGTTCCTTTTGACTCTAATTTAACTATCAAACTTGAGCTGGTGTCCTGGAAAAGTATTACTGATGTCACCAGAGATAAGAAGGTCCTTAAAAAGATCATGAAAGTCGGGGAAGGATTTGACCGTCCTAATGAAGGATCCTTGGTGAAAG TGATATACTTTGGTAAACTTAAAGATGGAACAGTTTTTGAGAGGAAGGGATCAAATGAAGAACCTTTTGAGTTCACAACACTGGAAG GACAGATAAATGAAGGCCTGGATAGAGCAATCATGACTATGAAAAGGGGAGAACAAGCGCTAGTGACTGTCAGCATGGAAGATTTGCATAGCAACGACGTTTCAGGAACTGCAAATGGAGAGCTCTTTTATGAAGTTTGGTTGATTGACTTCATTAAG GAGAAACCATTCTGGAAGATGGATACTAAAGAGAAAATAGAAGCATGTGAGAGGAACAAAAATGATGGAAATGAGCTTTTTAAGGCTGGGATGATTTGGCGTGCCTCCAGGAAATATGACA AGGCTGCAAAGTACGTGGAGTATGATCACTCTTTCACTGATGCTGAGAAGTCCGTTGCAAATGCCCTATGGTTGTCATGTAATTTGAACAGTGCAGCTTGTAAACTTAAACTGGGGGAGTATTTTGAAGCTTCAAGACTATGTTCAAAG GTCATAGAACATGATCCATTCAACGTGAAAGCTCTATACAGAAGATCCCAAGCATACCTTAAAATATCTGAGCTAGAGAAAGCAGAGGCTGATATTAAGACAGCTCTGACCATTGATCCAAATAATAG AGATATGAATGTCGTGTACAAGGagctaaaaaataaacagagagAATATGGTAGATATCAAGCTGAGATTTTCGGCGCCATGCTTTCAAGAATGGGATAG
- the LOC133873251 gene encoding uncharacterized protein LOC133873251 — translation MGNCAPQYHDLHHPEYPQINHQYSPPSSYNYPAQRLSLEETLQAFIQTSNRNIQELKKVTMSNNQMMQELKSVTMSNDQIMQELKTASISDNENIQNLAKIEGHIDYLHVPDTIILESNEIDNNEEEGKEEQIEHNEEKGKEEQIGHKKEQIEQMDQIEHIEEQEEKDEQIEHRDQIEQKEQVEHEEKIEPPADTSPSNDKEEKLDTESVPDDFIYGAIFQGLKKDGPLMAELALKSPKDLHTFMCVSLRQLIEKFIENGKLVRFLVNERNHQERDHYPRPKREEDRNERRNYQLRQEDRRGRSREPAPRPRRDEGRERSRSRPRVAQQGNLRIIHTISGGFGGGGESNSARKVYAR, via the exons atgggaaattgtgctccccaataccATGATCTGCACCATCCCGAGTATCCGCAGATCAATCACCAATATTCTcctccttcatcctacaattatccggCACAAAGATTATCATTGGAAGAAACACTCCAAGCATTCATTCAGACAAGCAAccgaaatatacaagagcttaagaagGTAACCATGAGCAACAACCAGATGATGCAAGAGCTTAAGAGTGTCACCATGAGCAACGACCAGATTATGCAAGAGCTTAAGACCGCCTCTATAAGCGATAATGAGAATATACAGAATCTTGCCAAGATAGAAGGACATATTgattatctg CATGTCCCTGACACCATCATACTTGAGAGTAATGAAATTGATAACAATGAGGAGGAAGGaaaagaggagcaaattgagcacaatgaggaaaaaggaaaagaggagcAAATTGGGCACAAAAAGGAGCAAATTGAGCAGATGGACCAAATTGAGCACATAGAGGAACAAGAAGAGAAAGATGAGCAAATTGAACACAGAGACCAAATTGAACAAAAGGAGCAAGTTGAACATGAAGAAAAAATTGAGCCCCCAGCAGATACAAGTCcatccaatgacaaggaa gagaagctggacACAGAGAGTGTGCCAGATGATTTCATCTATGGAGCAATCTTCCAAGGCTTGAAGAAggatggacctctgatggcagAACTGGCGTTGAAATCACCGAAAGATCTTCATACCTTTATG tgtgtatcaTTGAGGCAGTTGATTGAGAAATTCATCGAGAATGGGAAACTAGTCCGATTTCTcgtcaatgagaggaatcatcaGGAGCGAGACCATTATCCGCGGCCCAAGAGGGAAGAGGATCGGAATGAAAGGAGGAATTATCAACTGAGACAAGAAgacagaagaggaagaagccgagagccagcacctcgaCCTCGGAGGGATGAAGGAAGGGAGAGAAGTAGGAGCAGACCTCGGGTGGCGCAGCAAGGTAATCTCCGTATCATCCACACTATCTCGGGtggatttggaggaggaggtgagtccaactcggctcggaaggTGTATGCCAGGTAG